One stretch of Anguilla anguilla isolate fAngAng1 chromosome 5, fAngAng1.pri, whole genome shotgun sequence DNA includes these proteins:
- the nansa gene encoding N-acetylneuraminic acid synthase a: protein MSLEFEICPGRKIGGNNPCFIIAEIGQNHQGDIEIAKKMIKMVKDCGADCAKFQKSELEYKFNKRALERPYSSKNSWGKTYGEHKRHLEFSHEQYRELQKYAKEVGIFFTASGMDEMAVEFLHELDVPFFKVGSGDTNNFPYLEKTAQKKRPMVVSSGMQSMETMRRVYQTVKKHNQNFCILQCTSAYPLEPEDVNLRVIAEYQKEFPDIPIGYSGHESGICITVGAVALGAKVVERHVTLDKTWKGSDHEASLLPEELAELVKSIRIVERALGTGVKQMLPCEKACHDKLGKSVVAKTAIPKGTALTADMLGVKVAEPKGVAPEDIYLLLGKTVKANVGEDESITEDLVESYAKEVKS, encoded by the exons ATGTCTCTTGAATTCGAAATTTGTCCAGGCAGGAAGATTGGGGGTAACAACCCTTGTTTCATTATCGCCGAAATCGGCCAGAATCACCAGGGCGACATTGAGATTGCTAAGAAAATGATCAAGATGGTTAAG GACTGTGGAGCAGACTGTGCCAAGTTTCAGAAGAGTGAACTTGAGTACAAGTTTAACAAGCGGGCCCTGGAGCGTCCGTACAGCTCCAAGAACTCCTGGGGGAAAACTTACGGGGAGCACAAACGCCACCTGGAGTTCAGTCACGAGCAGTACCGCGAGCTGCAGAAATACGCGAAGGAAGTCGGCATATTCTTCACGGCTTCGGGAATGGACGAG ATGGCCGTTGAGTTTCTCCATGAGCTCGATGTCCCGTTTTTCAAGGTCGGCTCAGGGGACACCAACAACTTCCCCTACCTGGAGAAGACGGCCCAAAAAA aGAGGCCCATGGTGGTGTCCAGTGGCATGCAGTCCATGGAGACCATGAGGCGTGTTTACCAGACGGTGAAGAAGCACAACCAGAACTTCTGCATCCTGCAGTGCACCAGCGCCTACCCACTGGAGCCAGAGGACGTCAACCTGAGGGTCATCGCT GAATACCAGAAGGAGTTTCCGGACATCCCGATTGGCTACTCAGGCCACGAGTCTGGGATCTGCATCACGGTGGGGGCGGTGGCGTTGGGGGCCAAGGTGGTGGAGCGTCACGTGACCCTGGACAAGACCTGGAAGGGCAGCGACCACGAGGCCTCCCTGCTCCCGGAGGAGCTGGCCGAGCTGGTGAAGTCCATCCGCATCGTGGAGCGAGCCCTGGGGACCGGCGTCAAGCAGATGCTGCCCTGCGAGAAGGCCTGCCATGACAAG CTGGGTAAGTCTGTGGTGGCCAAGACCGCCATCCCCAAGGGCACGGCTCTGACCGCCGACATGCTGGGCGTCAAGGTGGCCGAGCCCAAGGGCGTGGCCCCCGAGGACATCTACCTGCTGCTGGGGAAGACGGTGAAGGCCAACGTGGGGGAGGACGAGTCCATCACCGAGGACCTGGTGGAGAGCTACGCGAAGGAGGTCAAAAGctga